Proteins from a genomic interval of Apteryx mantelli isolate bAptMan1 chromosome 5, bAptMan1.hap1, whole genome shotgun sequence:
- the CYP2U1 gene encoding cytochrome P450 2U1, translated as MAAAGAWTWLLRGPSVTEVLLLAVCWLGCYWLLRRPRPPAGLPPGPAPWPLVGNFAFALLPPPLLRKWVLEAGGGRKGCPVFSPHVFLTGLSEIYGSIFRLFVGSRPFIVLNTFEAVREALVHKAEVFSDRPTVPIVLIITRKKGVIFAPYGPVWKQQRKFSLSTLRHFGVGRHSLEPKIIEELKFIKEEMLKHGKDSFNPFPIIRNAVSNVICSMTFGKRFNYEDIEFKTMLKNMARALELSVNSSMILVNICPWLYYLPFGPFRELRQTELDITAFLKKIIAQHRDTLDAANPRDFIDMYFLHAEEEKNKESSFNDDYLFFIIGDLFIAGTDTTSNTLLWCLLYMSLYPEVQEKVHAEIEAVLGRDKVPSLAHKAQMPFTEATIMEVQRMTAVVPLSIPRMASETAVLQGYTIPKGSVIVPNLWSVHRDPNIWEKPDDFQPTRFLDENGELIKKEAFIPFGMGKRVCMGEQLAKMELFLIFASLMQSFTFLYPENATKPSMEGRFGLTLAPCPFKLIALKR; from the exons atggcggcggcgggcgcctggACGTGGCTGCTGCGCGGCCCCAGCGTCACCGAGGTACTGCTGCTCGCCGTGTGCTGGCTCGGCTGCTACTGGCTGCtgaggcggccgcggccgccggcggggctgccgccgggccccgcgccctGGCCGCTGGTGGGCAACTTCGCCTtcgccctgctgccgccgccgctgctgcggaAGTGGGTGCtggaggcggggggcggccgcaAGGGCTGCCCCGTCTTCTCGCCCCACGTCTTCCTCACCGGCCTCAGCGAGATCTACGGCAGCATCTTCAGGCTCTTCGTGGGCAGCCGCCCCTTCATCGTGCTCAACACCTTCGAGGCGGTGCGGGAGGCGCTGGTGCACAAGGCGGAGGTGTTCAGCGACCGGCCCACCGTCCCCATCGTCCTCATCATCACCCGCAAGAAGG GTGTTATTTTTGCACCTTATGGCCCTGTCTGGAAGCAACAGAGGAAATTCTCTCTCTCAACACTTCGTCATTTTGGAGTAGGAAGACATAGCTTAGAACCTAAAATCATCGAGGAGCTGAAGTTTATAAAGGAAGAAATGCTAAAGCATGGAAAGGATTCATTTAATCCCTTTCCAATTATTCGCAATGCAGTGTCCAATGTTATCTGTTCCATGACTTTTGGAAAGCGTTTTAACTACGAAGACATTGAGTTCAAGACCATGCTGAAGAACATGGCCCGTGCACTAGAGCTAAGTGTGAACAGCTCTATGATCCTGGTCAATATCTGCCCTTGGCTGTACTACCTTCCCTTTGGACCTTTCAGGGAACTTAGACAAACAGAATTAGATATTActgcttttctaaagaaaataattgcacAGCACAGGGATACACTGGATGCAGCAAATCCCAGGGACTTCATTGATATGTATTTTCTCCATGCAGAAGAAGAGAAGAACAAGGAGAGCAGTTTTAATGACGACTACCTATTTTTTATCATTGGTGATCTCTTCATTGCAGGCACAGACACCACTTCCAATACACTGTTGTGGTGCCTGCTCTATATGTCTCTCTACCCAGAAGTACAAG AGAAGGTTCATGCAGAAATTGAAGCAGTTTTAGGACGTGACAAAGTTCCCTCTCTTGCTCACAAGGCTCAAATGCCCTTCACAGAGGCAACCATTATGGAAGTGCAAAGGATGACTGCAGTTGTTCCTCTTTCTATCCCTCGAATGGCCTCAGAAACTGCTG TGCTGCAAGGATATACTATTCCTAAGGGCAGTGTGATTGTGCCCAACTTGTGGTCAGTACACAGAGATCCTAATATTTGGGAGAAACCAGATGACTTTCAACCAACAAGATTTCTGGATGAAAATGGCGAGCTAATTAAGAAAGAGGCCTTCATTCCTTTTGGAATGG GTAAACGTGTGTGCATGGGAGAGCAGTTGGCAAAAATGGAGTTGTTCTTAATTTTTGCAAGTCTCATGCAAAGTTTTACATTTTTGTACCCTGAAAATGCTACAAAACCATCCATGGAAGGAAGGTTTGGTCTAACTTTAGCTCCATGTCCATTCAAACTAATAGCTTTGAAGAGATGA